A window of the Pungitius pungitius chromosome 3, fPunPun2.1, whole genome shotgun sequence genome harbors these coding sequences:
- the hspa13 gene encoding heat shock 70 kDa protein 13, producing MSGEISMIGSVILALFLAGYLGQQYLPPPKPKVIGLDLGTTFCSVGVFHPGSGEVEVIADEEGRRSIPSAVSFTATAVLAGHEALELADDNPQNTVYDAKRFIGKIFEPGVLEQESARYPFKVINNNGSAEFLLSTNHTFTVSPEFIGSRLLLKMRKMAERHLDARIQKAVISVPAEFDERQRNFTVRAANLAGLEILRVINEPTAAAMAYGLHKVDVSNVLVIDLGGGTLDVSLLNKQGGMFFTRAMAGNNKLGGQDFSQRLLQYTIERAQQEFGVPPALKEDIHRLRQAVEAAKLNLTLQASATVSVPLRLGAPAGSEAAAAPVLFRAAITRQLFEELNEDLFQKILAPVETVLAEGRLEKADVDEIVLVGGSTRIPRIRRLISEYFGKDPNTSVDPDLAVVTGVALQAGIMGGSWPLQVSAIEIPNRHLLKRNFS from the exons ATGTCCGGAGAAATTTCTATGATTG GTTCCGTCATCCTGGCCCTGTTCCTGGCCGGGTACCTGGGCCAGCAGTACCTGCCGCCCCCCAAACCCAAAGTAATCGGCCTGGATCTGGGCACCACGTTCTGCTCCGTCGGGGTCTTCCATCCGGGCAgcggggaggtggaggtgatcgCGGACGAGGAGGGCAGGAGGAGCATCCCCTCCGCCGTCTCCTTCACCGCCACCGCGGTGCTGGCCGGACACGAAGCCCTGGAGCTGGCCGACGACAACCCGCAGAACACCGTCTACGACGCCAAGAGGTTCATTGGGAAAATATTTGAGCCGGGGGTCCTGGAGCAGGAGAGTGCTCGGTACCCGTTTAAG GTGATTAACAATAATGGAAGCGCAGAGTTTCTGCTCTCCACCAACCACACCTTCACCGTGAGCCCAGAGTTCATCGGCTccaggctgctgctgaagatgaggaagatggCCGAGCGGCACCTCGACGCGCGCATCCAGAAAGCCGTCATCTCGGTGCCCGCGGAGTTCGACGAGCGGCAGAGGAACTTCACCGTCCGGGCCGCCAACCTTGCCG GCCTGGAGATCCTGCGTGTGATCAATGAGCCCACGGCCGCGGCCATGGCCTACGGCCTGCACAAGGTGGACGTGTCCAACGTTCTGGTGATCGACCTCGGGGGAGGGACCCTGGATGTTTCTCTGCTCAACAAACAGGGCGGGATGTTCTTCACCAGAGCCATGGCAG GGAATAACAAGCTGGGAGGTCAAGACTTCAGTCAGAGGCTGCTCCAGTACACCATCGAGCGAGCGCAACAGGAGTTCGGCGTGCCGCCCGCTCTCAAAGAGGACATCCACCGTCTCCGGCAGGCTGTGGAAGCCGCCAAGCTCAACCTCACCCTGCAAGCCAGCGCCACCGTCAGCGTGCCGCTGCGCCTCGGCGCCCCCGCCGGCTCCGAGGCCGCCGCCGCTCCGGTTCTCTTCCGGGCCGCGATCACCCGCCAGCTGTTTGAGGAGCTCAACGAGGACCTCTTCCAGAAGATCCTGGCCCCCGTGGAGACGGTGCTGGCCGAGGGCCGCCTGGAGAAAGCCGACGTGGACGAGATCGTTCTGGTCGGAGGGTCCACCAGGATCCCGCGCATCAGGAGGCTGATCAGCGAGTACTTCGGGAAGGACCCAAACACGTCGGTGGACCCCGACCTGGCCGTGGTCACCGGCGTGGCCTTGCAGGCCGGCATCATGGGGGGCTCGTGGCCTCTGCAAGTGAGCGCTATAGAAATCCCCAACAGACACCTGCTCAAGAGAAACTTCAGCTGA
- the gdpd5b gene encoding glycerophosphodiester phosphodiesterase domain-containing protein 5 isoform X1: protein MVKHQPLQVYERQLCLSCITGIYGCRWKRYQRSHDDTTKWELLWSVILLFTFCLLLVWFYFWWEAHNDYNEFNWFLYNRSGEWSDGTVPILATTAAGFTYVAFLMVLALCHVALGQQLNLHWLHKIGVTAALLTTTVGVISVNQTWGQEWDVVPISLQATGPFLHIGALAAVTALSWIVAGQVARSEKTMFQVVVVLLYLSLLLGLYMAPLCITSPCIMDPSTLKQRPDVIGHRGAPMLAPENTLWSFQKALQMNVTGFEADVSISVDGVPFLMHDDTLRRTTDVEKVFPDRRMEDASSFNWTDLQQLSAGRWFLKEDPFWMVRTLSPREKELISNQSVCSLEQLLKLASYHNSTVVFRLRRPPPTHPCHHSWINDTLQAVLQSGVPQGLVMWTPDEYRAQVRQRAPGLIQTSAKKDSPQGLQQHGVSRLLLRYNQASTQEIRNFSQSNVKLTLYTINEPWLYSVLWCSGVSSVSSEASHILRKVPYPIWLMRPDEYCLMWVSMDLISFAVVIGIFIFQNYHMIRYRMSGMRSYNPEQIMLSAAVTRSSRDLNVMKEKLIFSEVGNGVGGADELYEDNGYDYYANHGIGP, encoded by the exons ATGGTGAAACACCAACCCCTCCAGGTCTATGAGCGCCAGCTGTGTTTGTCCTGTATCACTGGGATCTACGGTTGCCGCTGGAAACGCTACCAACGATCCCACGATGACACCACCAAG tggGAGCTGCTGTGGTCGGTCATCCTCCTCTTTACCTTCTGTCTGCTGCTGGTCTGGTTCTACTTCTGGTGGGAGGCCCATAACGACTACAACGAGTTCAACTG GTTCCTCTACAACCGCTCCGGGGAGTGGAGCGATGGCACCGTTCCCATCCTGGCCACCACCGCCGCTGGCTTCACCTACGTTGCGTTTTTAATG gtTTTAGCACTTTGTCATGTTGCACTTGGGCAACAGCTGAATTTGCACTGGCTCCATAAG ATAGGAGTGACTGCTGCTCTGCTCACCACCACCGTCGGGGTgatatctgtcaatcaaacatggGGCCAAGAGTGGGACGTCGTCCCCATCTCGCTGCAG GCCACAGGTCCCTTCCTGCACATAGGCGCTCTTGCGGCGGTCACAGCTCTGTCTTGGATTGTGGCCGGACAAGTCGCCCGCTCGGAAAAAACAA TGTTCCAGGTGGTGGTCGTGCTGCTCTATCTCAGCCTGTTGCTGGGACTCTACATGGCGCCCCTGTGCATCACCTCCCCCTGCATCATGGACCCCAGCACCCTCAAGCAGCGCCCCGACGTCATCGGCCACCGGGGAGCCCCCATG cttgCCCCAGAGAACACACTGTGGTCCTTTCAGAAAGCGCTGCAGATGAACGTCACTGGGTTTGAGGCTGACGTTTCTAtcag CGTGGACGGAGTGCCTTTCCTGATGCACGACGACACCCTGCGGAGGACCACCGACGTGGAGAAGGTTTTCCCGGACAGGCGAATGGAGGACGCCTCGTCCTTCAACTGGACCGATCTGCAGCAGCTCAGCGCGGGCCGGTGGTTCCTCAAG GAGGACCCTTTCTGGATGGTGCGCACTCTTTCCCCGCGTGAGAAGGAACTGATCTCCAACCAGAGTGTGTGCAGCCTGGAGCAGCTTCTGAAGCTGGCTTCCTATCACAACAGCACAGTGGTTTTCCGGCTGAGGAGGCCCCCCCCGACGCACCCCTGCCACCACAGCTGGATCAACGATACTCTGCAGGCCGTGCTGCAGTCCGGGGTTCCTCAGGGTCTG GTGATGTGGACTCCAGATGAATACAGAGCTCAGGTGAGACAGCGGGCTCCGGGTCTGATCCAGACCTCCGCGAAGAAAGACAGCCCCCAAGGCCTCCAACAGCACGGCGTCAGCAGGCTGCTGCTCAGGTACAACCAGGCCAGCACACAGGAAATCAG AAACTTCTCCCAGAGCAACGTGAAACTCACCCTGTACACCATCAACGAGCCCTGGCTGTACTCGGTGCTGTGGTGCAGCGGGGTGTCGTCCGTCTCTTCGGAGGCCTCGCATATCCTCAGAAAGGTGCCTTACCCCATCTGGCTCATG agaCCAGATGAATACTGCCTGATGTGGGTGTCCATGGACCTCATCTCCTTTGCTGTCGTCATAGGAATATTCATTTTCCAGAA CTATCACATGATCAG gtatCGGATGAGCGGCATGCGAAGCTACAACCCGGAGCAGATCATGCTGAGCGCCGCCGTGACCAGGTCCAGCAGGGACCTGAACGTCATGAAGGAGAAACTCATCTTCTCTG AGGTGGGCAACGGAGTTGGCGGTGCAGACGAGCTGTACGAGGACAACGGCTACGACTACTACGCCAACCACGGCATCGGCCCGTGA
- the ly6d gene encoding lymphocyte antigen 6D produces the protein MKVLLPTLLLLCSAQVLTLRCFTCRDGSDGICKEATDCPTSSHFCKTFENDTQFSRTCEDFCVEGQHTTCCKSDLCF, from the exons ATGAAGGTCCTGCTccccacgctgctgctgctgtgcagcGCTCAAG TGCTCACACTGAGGTGCTTCACCTGCAGAGACGGGAGTGACGGCATCTGCAAGGAGGCGACGGACTGCCCGACATCGTCCCACTTTTGCAAGACGTTCGAGAACG ATACTCAATTTTCTCGAACTTGTGAGGACTTCTGTGTCGAGGGACAACACACGACCTGCTGCAAGAGCGACCTTTGCTTTTGA
- the samsn1a gene encoding SAM domain-containing protein SAMSN-1a, whose product MNLFCFSLEGSMDSLYEAVQSSGDGPPPPIPSRSSSRSASRSCSPAVMLDDQTNWPGSGRSISMEMPQMQGTNSNKKKRRTHISKSASETLDNLGCNTAVWQPAKSREDLVHNNHSEETRKTKHRTETKEVKGAHHSGTKKKEKPNSSQCFQGNSSVSESKPAVKKPQKTGKKTGGKSGKEGSKKSHSSTVSPPPGATSPPTGPPCADAARAPDRRPYPGKSSTLPAQENAGAGRRADAVALPGGATPTHAHRQRWSNPGDGSPAWGGARHTCRRPLTEYRVYSQDFPEPPEGEWEGRRRQAADGSDASPRGCRPPRIPPKVSRSVTDADLSEPNVIIPGSDCSSSFFLFFFSKRKLRPVYFSLSKQRCLREARRRLPHILCAVRKWSVQAVARAAANSVEHRAPQTADERSHSNLKGRKKENRGRGGGGNAMLHRAASNVSDKAKGSKPKRSTSFGRFEGLRNHPTQARPEENGTAAPTDENETLDLNKSSGLGKKMKAISLTMRRKMGKKHAKSFSEETGDDTDKDPEAETESGAAAAAAEKTPAKTSNSSESLCSGQSSSSGVTSESAGSGQRDSLRLEEDGSYQGQFCCRARVHTDFVPSPYDTDSLKLKVGDVISVISKPPMGIWTGMLNNKVGNFKFIYVDVVADKEEEEEAPKIRQQKLCKKPRPKTLLELLERLNLEEYASALLLNGYQTVEDLLHLQEKHLIELNVKDPEHRRKLLAAAECRYTGDDVRDAEELRSAHGLREEDSDCPRDSGCFIPSECPDSKEDAEQLADAVDS is encoded by the exons ATGAACCTTTTCTGCTTCTCGCTG GAGGGGTCCATGGACAGCCTGTACGAGGCGGTGCAGAGCTCCGGGGACGGTCCACCGCCACCCATCCCCAGCCGCTCCTCCAGCCGCTCCGCGAGCCGCTCCTGCAGTCCGGCGGTGATGCTGGACGACCAAACCAACTGGCCCGGCTCCGGGAGATCTATTTCAATG gaGATGCCACAGATGCAGGGCACCAACTCCaataagaagaaaagaag AACACACATATCCAAATCTGCATCGGAAACACTGG ATAACCTCGGCTGTAATACGGCGGTTTGGCAGCCCGCCAAGAGCCGGGAAGATTTAGTCCACAACAATCACAGCGAAG AGACGAGGAAGACAAAACACAGAACAGAAACCAAAGAAGTGAAAGGAGCCCATCATTCTGgcacaaagaaaaaggagaaaccgAACTCCAGCCAG TGTTTCCAAGGCAATAGCTCGGTGTCAGAGTCCAAACCTGCTgtgaaaaaaccccaaaagaccgGAAAGAAGACCGGCGGAAAGAGCGGTAAAGAAGGCTCGAAGAAAAGTCACAGCTCAACAG TGTCGCCTCCCCCGGGCGCCACGAGCCCGCCCACGGGACCCCCCTGCGCGGACGCGGCGCGCGCGCCCGACAGGAGGCCCTACCCGGGCAAGTCCTCCACCCTCCCCGCCCAAGAGAACGCCGGGGCGGGGCGGCGCGCGGACGCCGTCGCCCTCCCCGGCGGGGCGACGCCCACCCACGCCCACCGCCAGCGGTGGAGCAACCCGGGGGACGGCAGCCCCGCCTGGGGGGGCGCCCGGCACACCTGCCGCAGGCCGCTGACGGAGTACCGCGTCTACTCCCAGGACTTCCCCGAGCCCCCCGAGGGGGAGTGGGAAGGAAGACGCCGGCAGGCGGCGGACGGGAGCGACGCCTCGCCGCGGGGCTGTAGACCCCCTCGGATTCCCCCGAAGGTGTCGCGGTCCGTCACGGACGCCGACCTGTCGGAACCGAACGTGA tCATTCCTGGAAGTgactgttcttcttctttttttcttttttttttttcaaaacgcaAACTCAGGCCCGTGTATTTCTCCCTTTCTAAGCAACGCTGCCTCCGAGAGGCTCGGCGTCGATTGCCTCACATCCTGTGCGCTGTGAGGAAGTGGTCCGTCCAGGCCGTCGCACGGGCAGCCGCGAACTCAGTCGAGCACAGAGCGCCGCAGACAGCAGACGAGAGATCCCACAGTAAcctgaaaggaagaaaaaaagaaaacaggggtcggggggggggggggaacgcgaTGTTACACAGGGCGGCCTCCAACGTGTCCGACAAAGCAAAGGGCAGCAAGCCGAAG CGCTCCACCAGCTTCGGCAGGTTCGAGGGACTCAGAAACCACCCGACACAAGCGAGACCCGAGGAAAATGGAACAGCCGCG CCGACAGATGAAAACGAGACTTTGGACCTGAACAAATCGTCCGGACTCGGGAAGAAGATGAAGGCGATTTCACTGACCATGCGCAGAAAAATGGGCAAAAAACACGCCAAGTCTTTTTCTGAGGAGACT GGTGACGACACGGACAAAGACCCAGAGGCGGAGACGGAGagcggcgctgctgctgctgctgctgagaaaaCCCCCGCGAAGACCAGCAACTCCTCGGAAAGCCTCTGCAGTGGCCAGAGCTCCTCTA GTGGTGTCACCAGCGAGTCCGCCGGCTCCGGCCAGAGAGACAGTCtgaggctggaggaggacggCTCCTATCAGGGACAGTTCTGCTGCAGGGCTCGGGTCCACACGGACTTCGTTCCCAGCCCGTACGACACGGACTCCCTCAAGCTCAAG GTCGGCGACGTCATCAGCGTCATCAGCAAGCCGCCGATGGGCATCTGGACGGGCATGCTGAACAACAAAGTGGGCAACTTCAAGTTCATCTATGTCGACGTCGTGGCGgataaagaggaggaagaggaagctccCAAGATCAGGCAACAGAAGCTGTGCAAAAAACCTCGGCCTAAAACCCTGCTGGAGTTACTGGAGCGCCTGAATCTGGAG GAGTACGCCTCTGCCTTGCTGCTGAACGGCTACCAGACGGTGGAGGACCTGCTGCACCTGCAGGAGAAGCACCTGATCGAGCTGAACGTCAAAGACCCCGAGCACAGGCGCAagctcctcgccgccgccgaGTGCCGCTACACAG GTGACGACGTCAGGGACGCCGAGGAGCTCCGATCCGCCCACGGCCTTCGGGAAGAAGACAGCGACTGTCCCAGAGACTCGGGCTGCTTCATTCCATCTGAATGTCCGGACAGCAAAGAGGACGCGGAGCAGCTGGCGGACGCCGTGGACTCTTAG
- the gdpd5b gene encoding glycerophosphodiester phosphodiesterase domain-containing protein 5 isoform X2 produces MVKHQPLQVYERQLCLSCITGIYGCRWKRYQRSHDDTTKWELLWSVILLFTFCLLLVWFYFWWEAHNDYNEFNWFLYNRSGEWSDGTVPILATTAAGFTYVAFLMVLALCHVALGQQLNLHWLHKIGVTAALLTTTVGVISVNQTWGQEWDVVPISLQATGPFLHIGALAAVTALSWIVAGQVARSEKTMFQVVVVLLYLSLLLGLYMAPLCITSPCIMDPSTLKQRPDVIGHRGAPMLAPENTLWSFQKALQMNVTGFEADVSISVDGVPFLMHDDTLRRTTDVEKVFPDRRMEDASSFNWTDLQQLSAGRWFLKEDPFWMVRTLSPREKELISNQSVCSLEQLLKLASYHNSTVVFRLRRPPPTHPCHHSWINDTLQAVLQSGVPQGLVMWTPDEYRAQVRQRAPGLIQTSAKKDSPQGLQQHGVSRLLLRYNQASTQEIRNFSQSNVKLTLYTINEPWLYSVLWCSGVSSVSSEASHILRKVPYPIWLMRPDEYCLMWVSMDLISFAVVIGIFIFQKYRMSGMRSYNPEQIMLSAAVTRSSRDLNVMKEKLIFSEVGNGVGGADELYEDNGYDYYANHGIGP; encoded by the exons ATGGTGAAACACCAACCCCTCCAGGTCTATGAGCGCCAGCTGTGTTTGTCCTGTATCACTGGGATCTACGGTTGCCGCTGGAAACGCTACCAACGATCCCACGATGACACCACCAAG tggGAGCTGCTGTGGTCGGTCATCCTCCTCTTTACCTTCTGTCTGCTGCTGGTCTGGTTCTACTTCTGGTGGGAGGCCCATAACGACTACAACGAGTTCAACTG GTTCCTCTACAACCGCTCCGGGGAGTGGAGCGATGGCACCGTTCCCATCCTGGCCACCACCGCCGCTGGCTTCACCTACGTTGCGTTTTTAATG gtTTTAGCACTTTGTCATGTTGCACTTGGGCAACAGCTGAATTTGCACTGGCTCCATAAG ATAGGAGTGACTGCTGCTCTGCTCACCACCACCGTCGGGGTgatatctgtcaatcaaacatggGGCCAAGAGTGGGACGTCGTCCCCATCTCGCTGCAG GCCACAGGTCCCTTCCTGCACATAGGCGCTCTTGCGGCGGTCACAGCTCTGTCTTGGATTGTGGCCGGACAAGTCGCCCGCTCGGAAAAAACAA TGTTCCAGGTGGTGGTCGTGCTGCTCTATCTCAGCCTGTTGCTGGGACTCTACATGGCGCCCCTGTGCATCACCTCCCCCTGCATCATGGACCCCAGCACCCTCAAGCAGCGCCCCGACGTCATCGGCCACCGGGGAGCCCCCATG cttgCCCCAGAGAACACACTGTGGTCCTTTCAGAAAGCGCTGCAGATGAACGTCACTGGGTTTGAGGCTGACGTTTCTAtcag CGTGGACGGAGTGCCTTTCCTGATGCACGACGACACCCTGCGGAGGACCACCGACGTGGAGAAGGTTTTCCCGGACAGGCGAATGGAGGACGCCTCGTCCTTCAACTGGACCGATCTGCAGCAGCTCAGCGCGGGCCGGTGGTTCCTCAAG GAGGACCCTTTCTGGATGGTGCGCACTCTTTCCCCGCGTGAGAAGGAACTGATCTCCAACCAGAGTGTGTGCAGCCTGGAGCAGCTTCTGAAGCTGGCTTCCTATCACAACAGCACAGTGGTTTTCCGGCTGAGGAGGCCCCCCCCGACGCACCCCTGCCACCACAGCTGGATCAACGATACTCTGCAGGCCGTGCTGCAGTCCGGGGTTCCTCAGGGTCTG GTGATGTGGACTCCAGATGAATACAGAGCTCAGGTGAGACAGCGGGCTCCGGGTCTGATCCAGACCTCCGCGAAGAAAGACAGCCCCCAAGGCCTCCAACAGCACGGCGTCAGCAGGCTGCTGCTCAGGTACAACCAGGCCAGCACACAGGAAATCAG AAACTTCTCCCAGAGCAACGTGAAACTCACCCTGTACACCATCAACGAGCCCTGGCTGTACTCGGTGCTGTGGTGCAGCGGGGTGTCGTCCGTCTCTTCGGAGGCCTCGCATATCCTCAGAAAGGTGCCTTACCCCATCTGGCTCATG agaCCAGATGAATACTGCCTGATGTGGGTGTCCATGGACCTCATCTCCTTTGCTGTCGTCATAGGAATATTCATTTTCCAGAA gtatCGGATGAGCGGCATGCGAAGCTACAACCCGGAGCAGATCATGCTGAGCGCCGCCGTGACCAGGTCCAGCAGGGACCTGAACGTCATGAAGGAGAAACTCATCTTCTCTG AGGTGGGCAACGGAGTTGGCGGTGCAGACGAGCTGTACGAGGACAACGGCTACGACTACTACGCCAACCACGGCATCGGCCCGTGA